The Sinomonas sp. P10A9 genome includes a window with the following:
- a CDS encoding glycosyltransferase family 4 protein, translated as MRIAIVAESFLPQMNGVTHSILRILDHLQERGDDVLVIAPSGEGAIGVFPVTETVNSARVVRMPAFPMAGYPHVRVAFGAVPKVRRILRDFKPDVVHLASPFELGWRGVRAAKQLHVPTVAVYQTEVPGYAARYGVPFLESWAWQRVENIHRLADRTLAPSTFAVEQLRKHGIPRIEMWRRGVDTARFNPGRRDDAWRESVAGTNADGSPVKVIGYVGRLAAEKQVEDLRVLMDLPGTRLVIVGDGPMRAQLEAQLPRAHFAGFQGGDDLPRLLASFDLFVHPGEFETFCQTIQEAMACGVPVVATGRGGPLDLVENGKTGWLYTPGDLDQMREYLQGLLDDDAMRAAFAGAAWQSVQGRSWKAICDQLINHYEDVISLRAKSIAG; from the coding sequence GTGAGGATCGCGATTGTTGCCGAGTCGTTCCTGCCGCAGATGAACGGAGTAACGCACTCCATCCTGCGGATCCTCGACCATCTCCAGGAGCGAGGCGACGACGTCCTAGTGATCGCCCCCTCCGGAGAGGGTGCGATCGGAGTCTTCCCGGTGACGGAGACCGTGAACAGCGCCCGAGTGGTGCGCATGCCGGCCTTCCCGATGGCTGGCTACCCGCACGTCCGGGTCGCGTTCGGGGCCGTCCCCAAGGTCCGGCGGATCCTCAGGGACTTCAAGCCCGACGTGGTCCATCTCGCCTCCCCCTTCGAGCTCGGCTGGCGCGGCGTGCGGGCCGCCAAGCAACTGCACGTCCCCACCGTCGCCGTGTACCAGACCGAGGTTCCGGGCTATGCAGCAAGATACGGCGTGCCTTTCCTCGAGTCCTGGGCGTGGCAGCGGGTCGAGAATATCCACCGACTCGCGGACCGGACCCTCGCGCCGTCGACCTTCGCCGTGGAACAGCTGCGGAAGCACGGGATCCCGCGGATCGAGATGTGGCGCCGTGGCGTCGACACCGCACGCTTCAACCCGGGCAGGCGCGACGACGCGTGGCGAGAGAGCGTGGCAGGGACCAACGCCGACGGAAGCCCGGTCAAGGTCATCGGCTACGTCGGCCGGCTCGCCGCCGAGAAGCAGGTCGAGGACCTGCGCGTCCTCATGGACCTGCCCGGCACGCGGCTCGTGATCGTGGGCGACGGGCCGATGCGCGCCCAGCTCGAGGCCCAGCTTCCCAGGGCGCACTTTGCCGGCTTCCAGGGAGGCGACGACCTGCCACGTCTCCTCGCGAGCTTCGACCTGTTTGTGCATCCGGGCGAGTTCGAGACGTTCTGCCAGACCATCCAGGAGGCCATGGCCTGTGGCGTCCCGGTGGTTGCCACCGGCCGCGGCGGCCCGCTCGACCTCGTCGAGAACGGCAAGACCGGTTGGCTCTACACGCCCGGCGATCTGGACCAGATGCGCGAGTACCTGCAGGGCCTGCTCGACGACGACGCGATGCGGGCAGCCTTTGCCGGCGCCGCCTGGCAGAGCGTCCAGGGCCGCTCCTGGAAGGCGATCTGCGACCAGCTCATCAACCACTACGAAGACGTCATCTCGCTGCGTGCCAAGAGCATCGCAGGGTGA
- a CDS encoding MFS transporter, producing MNRPATPPGPLSGPPASAVLPLYAAGFTTAFGAHSIAAGLGAESGQIGLDLLTLGVLLALYDLAEVFLKPVFGSLSDRIGSKPVVVGGLAAFALASLVGIVVQGPWALAVVRLGQGAAASAFSPASSASVARLAGPLTGKYFGRYGSWKGLGYAIGPLLGAAALFLGGFPVLFGVLAVLGAAVAVWVAVAMPRLEPLPRPRYTVADLARQLGERSFLGPTIVLAASTGSLGAAVGFLPALAAHTGLPTAAAVAAVTVLAVASSLIQPRIGRLRDEGRLTDRTGIMAGLGAIVLGAAAAALVPLAPGVFGAVGVYAAALLVGTGIGIATPLAFAHLADATPAERMGRTMGSAELGREAGDAGGPLLVGAVAASAGLGWGLASLAAAVALAGFAVPRDPAHRSDTAPG from the coding sequence GTGAACCGACCAGCCACCCCGCCCGGGCCGCTCAGCGGACCCCCCGCGAGCGCCGTCCTGCCCCTCTATGCGGCCGGCTTCACCACCGCGTTCGGCGCCCACAGCATCGCCGCCGGCCTCGGGGCCGAGAGCGGCCAGATCGGTCTGGACCTGCTCACGCTGGGCGTCCTGCTTGCGCTCTATGATCTCGCCGAGGTGTTCCTCAAGCCCGTGTTCGGCTCGCTGTCGGACCGGATCGGGTCCAAGCCCGTCGTGGTGGGCGGCCTCGCGGCGTTCGCGCTGGCCTCGCTCGTGGGCATCGTGGTGCAGGGCCCTTGGGCCCTCGCAGTCGTGCGCCTCGGGCAGGGCGCGGCAGCATCGGCATTCTCACCGGCCTCTTCAGCAAGCGTGGCGCGCCTCGCAGGGCCGCTCACGGGGAAGTACTTCGGCAGGTACGGCTCGTGGAAGGGGCTCGGCTATGCGATCGGCCCGCTGCTCGGTGCTGCAGCCCTCTTCCTGGGGGGCTTTCCCGTCCTGTTCGGGGTCCTCGCGGTCCTCGGCGCGGCCGTGGCCGTCTGGGTGGCCGTCGCGATGCCGCGGCTCGAGCCGCTCCCCCGCCCCCGGTACACGGTCGCGGACCTCGCCCGCCAGCTCGGCGAGCGCTCGTTCCTCGGACCCACGATCGTGCTCGCGGCCTCGACCGGGTCGCTCGGCGCGGCCGTCGGCTTCCTCCCCGCCCTCGCGGCCCACACCGGCCTTCCGACGGCCGCGGCAGTGGCCGCAGTGACGGTGCTCGCAGTCGCGTCGTCCCTCATCCAGCCACGGATCGGTCGGCTCCGCGATGAGGGCAGGCTCACGGACAGGACCGGCATCATGGCGGGACTCGGGGCGATCGTGCTCGGGGCAGCGGCCGCCGCGCTCGTCCCGCTCGCGCCCGGGGTCTTCGGCGCCGTCGGGGTATACGCTGCCGCGCTGCTCGTCGGCACGGGGATCGGCATCGCGACGCCCCTCGCGTTCGCGCACCTCGCCGATGCGACGCCCGCGGAGCGGATGGGCAGGACGATGGGGTCCGCGGAGCTCGGCCGCGAGGCGGGCGACGCCGGCGGGCCGCTTCTCGTCGGGGCCGTCGCCGCGAGCGCAGGTCTGGGCTGGGGGCTCGCGTCCCTCGCCGCTGCCGTGGCCCTCGCCGGATTCGCCGTACCGCGGGACCCCGCACACCGCTCCGACACTGCGCCCGGGTAG
- a CDS encoding 12-oxophytodienoate reductase, with protein sequence MTLEHTEPIDSSAQPGIGELFTPFSLGTLTVPNRFVMAPMTREFSPDGTVTDDVAGYYARRAAAGVGLIITEGVYVSEDSGPSTRVPRLFGEAQLAAWRALVAEVHAAGGRIVPQLWHLGAARGDHADFNPDLPSLSPSGIAPNGAERGRAATLEELARIRDDFARAAAAAREAGFDGVELHGAHGYLLDQFLWAGTNRREDQYGGSLEARLRFPAEVVAAVRAAVGPDFPVIFRFSQWKSGDYGARIAETPEELGTVLRTLADAGVSAFHPSTRRHWEPAFPEPADAAGGEDARLGLAGWTKKLSGLPVITVGSVGLDNEFEVTWQEGGRSGVRGLGELLAQFGRGEFDLVAVGRVLLSDPAWVAKVREGRTEEIRAFSAEDRLHLS encoded by the coding sequence ATGACTCTTGAGCACACCGAGCCCATCGACTCGTCCGCACAGCCCGGAATCGGAGAACTCTTCACGCCCTTCAGCCTCGGCACCCTCACCGTGCCGAACCGCTTCGTCATGGCCCCCATGACGCGTGAGTTCTCGCCGGACGGCACGGTGACGGACGACGTCGCGGGCTACTACGCGCGGCGGGCCGCGGCCGGCGTCGGGCTCATTATCACGGAGGGTGTGTACGTTTCCGAGGACTCGGGTCCGAGCACCCGCGTGCCGCGCCTGTTCGGCGAGGCCCAGCTCGCCGCGTGGCGTGCACTGGTGGCCGAGGTCCATGCGGCCGGCGGCCGGATTGTGCCCCAGCTGTGGCACCTCGGCGCGGCACGCGGCGACCACGCAGACTTCAACCCGGACCTGCCGTCCCTGAGCCCATCGGGCATCGCGCCCAACGGCGCGGAGCGCGGGCGCGCCGCGACCCTCGAGGAACTCGCCCGCATCCGCGACGACTTCGCCCGCGCCGCCGCGGCCGCCAGGGAGGCGGGCTTCGACGGCGTCGAGCTGCACGGCGCGCACGGCTACCTCCTGGACCAGTTCCTCTGGGCCGGCACCAACCGGCGCGAGGACCAGTACGGCGGATCCCTCGAGGCGCGGCTGCGCTTCCCGGCCGAGGTGGTCGCGGCGGTCCGCGCGGCCGTCGGCCCCGACTTCCCGGTGATCTTCCGCTTCTCGCAGTGGAAGTCCGGAGACTACGGCGCGCGCATCGCCGAGACCCCCGAAGAGCTCGGCACTGTCCTACGGACGCTCGCGGACGCTGGCGTCTCGGCGTTCCACCCTTCGACCCGGCGTCATTGGGAGCCGGCATTCCCGGAACCGGCAGATGCGGCTGGCGGCGAGGACGCCCGCCTCGGGCTGGCCGGCTGGACCAAGAAGCTCTCGGGACTCCCCGTGATCACGGTCGGGTCCGTGGGCCTCGACAACGAGTTCGAGGTCACCTGGCAGGAGGGCGGGCGTTCCGGCGTCCGCGGGCTGGGCGAGCTGCTGGCGCAGTTCGGCCGCGGCGAGTTCGATCTCGTCGCCGTGGGCCGCGTGCTCCTCTCCGACCCGGCGTGGGTCGCGAAGGTCCGCGAGGGCCGGACCGAGGAGATCCGTGCGTTCAGCGCCGAGGACCGCCTGCACCTGTCCTGA
- a CDS encoding DUF6350 family protein produces the protein MKLRADQSGLRGLPMPLWLQGVAEAVQAILISAVLALVPVFGVWMTGGLGAWQPEGVARLAGQLWLLAHGVPLQLAITPSTGESAAPVVGTLSLIPLGLTVIPVLLTWRSGRRLARASYADTLWQGLAGAGAAYAAFAFATAFVCRTPQVNVGMVAATFIPLAPVGLGLVVGARREAGSWARLIGVDAVDWIARTGQYSRWAGSYAWSVLRAGFVALMAALALSSAVLAVDLFGHWAEAVTVYEGVGADAVGGAAMALGQAGYLPHLVVWTLGWASGAGVTLGSGSTAGALATAVAPLPPIPVLAAIPAGPLPFGPAALVIPVLAGLIGGWWFVREGEDHFDEWLSIKIHARWFSAPVSALVVGVLVGAAAGALAAGLAWLTSGSVGIGRFTELGVSPLWMLVWVGAETAIGACLGYALGPWLEHARAEEAGRAAV, from the coding sequence ATGAAACTGCGTGCCGACCAGTCCGGTCTCCGGGGCCTGCCCATGCCGCTGTGGCTCCAGGGCGTCGCGGAGGCAGTCCAGGCCATCCTGATCTCTGCCGTCCTTGCCCTCGTCCCGGTCTTCGGTGTGTGGATGACTGGCGGGCTCGGCGCGTGGCAGCCCGAGGGCGTTGCGCGTCTGGCGGGCCAGCTCTGGCTTCTGGCCCACGGGGTCCCGCTGCAGCTGGCCATCACGCCGAGCACGGGGGAGTCGGCCGCACCCGTCGTGGGGACGCTCTCCCTGATCCCCCTCGGGCTCACGGTCATCCCAGTGCTCCTGACCTGGCGCAGCGGGCGGAGGCTGGCGCGAGCGTCCTACGCGGACACGCTGTGGCAGGGGCTCGCCGGTGCGGGTGCGGCCTATGCGGCCTTCGCGTTCGCCACCGCGTTCGTGTGCCGCACCCCGCAGGTCAACGTCGGCATGGTGGCCGCGACGTTCATCCCGCTCGCCCCTGTGGGCCTCGGCCTCGTGGTCGGGGCACGGCGCGAGGCCGGGTCGTGGGCGCGGCTCATCGGCGTCGACGCCGTCGACTGGATCGCCCGCACCGGGCAGTACTCGCGCTGGGCCGGGAGCTACGCGTGGTCTGTGCTCCGTGCCGGGTTCGTCGCACTCATGGCCGCTCTCGCGCTCTCGTCGGCTGTCCTCGCGGTGGACCTCTTCGGCCATTGGGCCGAGGCCGTCACGGTCTACGAGGGCGTGGGGGCCGACGCGGTGGGCGGCGCAGCCATGGCACTCGGCCAGGCGGGCTACCTCCCGCATCTCGTGGTGTGGACCCTCGGATGGGCCTCCGGCGCGGGAGTGACCCTCGGATCGGGATCCACTGCGGGCGCGCTCGCGACCGCCGTCGCGCCCCTTCCGCCGATCCCCGTCCTCGCGGCGATCCCCGCGGGCCCCCTGCCGTTCGGGCCCGCGGCGCTCGTCATTCCGGTGCTCGCCGGGCTCATCGGCGGCTGGTGGTTTGTCCGCGAGGGCGAGGACCACTTCGACGAGTGGCTCTCTATCAAGATCCACGCCCGGTGGTTCTCCGCACCGGTCTCCGCGCTCGTCGTCGGTGTGCTGGTCGGCGCCGCCGCGGGTGCCCTCGCGGCCGGGCTCGCGTGGCTCACGAGCGGATCAGTCGGGATCGGACGGTTCACCGAACTCGGAGTGAGCCCCCTGTGGATGCTTGTCTGGGTCGGCGCCGAGACCGCGATCGGCGCATGCCTCGGCTACGCCCTCGGGCCGTGGCTAGAGCACGCCCGCGCTGAGGAGGCCGGGCGGGCCGCAGTCTGA
- the purN gene encoding phosphoribosylglycinamide formyltransferase, with amino-acid sequence MRIVVLVSGTGSNLQAVIDAVKAGALNLEIAAVGADREGTYGIERSDEAGIDTFVVNFNSFETREEWDAALAAKVASYEPDVVVSSGFMRIVSPEFIARFGGRYLNTHPALLPAFPGAHGVRDALEYGVKVTGCTVHWADAGVDTGPIIAQEAVAIADSDDEESLHERIKVVERRLLIDVLRSLADGELEARAG; translated from the coding sequence ATGCGCATCGTAGTCCTCGTCTCCGGCACCGGTTCCAACCTGCAGGCCGTCATCGACGCCGTGAAGGCCGGGGCGCTCAACCTCGAGATCGCGGCCGTGGGCGCCGACCGCGAGGGGACCTACGGGATCGAGCGCTCCGACGAGGCTGGCATTGACACCTTCGTCGTCAACTTCAACTCCTTCGAGACCCGCGAGGAGTGGGACGCCGCGCTCGCCGCGAAGGTTGCGTCATACGAGCCGGACGTTGTCGTGTCCTCGGGCTTCATGCGGATCGTGAGCCCCGAGTTCATCGCCCGCTTCGGCGGCCGCTACCTCAACACGCACCCCGCACTCCTGCCTGCTTTCCCAGGCGCGCACGGCGTCCGCGACGCGCTCGAGTACGGCGTCAAGGTCACCGGCTGCACCGTTCACTGGGCAGACGCCGGCGTGGACACCGGTCCGATCATCGCCCAGGAGGCCGTGGCGATCGCGGACAGCGACGACGAGGAATCCCTCCACGAACGCATCAAGGTCGTTGAACGGCGCCTCCTGATCGACGTCCTGCGCAGCCTCGCGGACGGCGAACTCGAGGCGCGCGCCGGCTGA
- a CDS encoding SRPBCC family protein, whose translation MSTVQESIDVAVPVAAAYNQWTQFESFPEFMGGVESVVQQDDTHLHWTAKVAGQTREFNTVITEQTPDERIAWKSIDGVGHAGVVTFHRLNNAESRVSAQFEWIPDSTTEKIGAFFGADSAQVKKDLKKFKDFVEAQGPTGAWRGDIDSPPQTGGVF comes from the coding sequence ATGTCCACCGTGCAGGAATCCATCGACGTCGCAGTCCCCGTAGCTGCCGCGTACAACCAGTGGACCCAGTTCGAGAGTTTCCCCGAGTTCATGGGCGGGGTGGAGTCTGTTGTCCAGCAGGACGACACCCATCTCCATTGGACGGCGAAGGTCGCCGGACAGACCCGCGAGTTCAACACCGTGATCACAGAGCAGACGCCGGATGAGCGCATCGCGTGGAAGAGCATCGACGGGGTGGGGCACGCCGGAGTCGTGACCTTCCACCGGCTCAACAATGCCGAATCACGCGTCTCGGCCCAGTTCGAGTGGATCCCGGACTCAACAACGGAGAAGATCGGGGCCTTCTTCGGCGCCGACAGCGCCCAGGTCAAGAAGGACCTGAAGAAGTTCAAGGACTTCGTCGAGGCCCAGGGTCCCACCGGGGCTTGGCGCGGAGACATCGACTCACCCCCGCAGACCGGCGGCGTCTTCTGA
- a CDS encoding DoxX family membrane protein, with product MGFKLSHAVLRLVTGAYMVNAGVGKLSLDEEGAGNLQGMAANALPQIRQIPPATFGKVLAGAEIGLGAALLAPFVPTKLAALALTAFSGGLLATYLKTPGLTQPDGIRPTAAGVPMAKDSWLVAIGIALLVDRKHRKPAKESKHKAVATQPGR from the coding sequence ATGGGATTCAAGCTCAGCCACGCCGTCCTCCGCCTTGTCACTGGCGCTTACATGGTCAATGCCGGAGTGGGCAAGCTCTCTCTCGACGAAGAGGGCGCAGGCAACCTCCAGGGTATGGCAGCCAATGCCCTCCCCCAGATCCGGCAGATCCCCCCGGCAACCTTCGGCAAGGTGCTCGCAGGGGCCGAAATCGGCCTCGGGGCAGCGCTGCTCGCCCCGTTCGTCCCGACCAAGCTTGCCGCGCTGGCCCTCACGGCCTTCTCGGGCGGCCTCCTCGCGACCTACCTCAAGACCCCGGGCCTCACCCAGCCGGACGGCATCCGCCCGACTGCCGCGGGCGTGCCCATGGCGAAGGACTCCTGGCTCGTCGCGATCGGCATTGCCCTGCTCGTGGACCGGAAGCACCGCAAGCCGGCCAAGGAGTCCAAGCACAAGGCCGTCGCGACACAGCCCGGCCGGTAG
- the purH gene encoding bifunctional phosphoribosylaminoimidazolecarboxamide formyltransferase/IMP cyclohydrolase, producing the protein MSPETSARTIELDLVPIRRALISVYDKTGLEELARGLSEAGVRIVSTGSTAKRIAAAGVPVQEVEEVTGSPEMLDGRVKTLHPRVHGGILADRRVPAHVQTLKDLQIEPFDLVVVNLYPFVETVRSGAAMDDVVEQIDIGGPAMVRSAAKNHAAVAIVVDPGAYGDVIAAAKSGGFSLTTRQRLAAKAFAHTAAYDTAVATWTASQFLDEDGAGAAGDKVAWPAYAGLALERSEVLRYGENPHQQAALYVDKAAPAGIAQADQLHGKAMSYNNYVDADAALRAAFDFDEPAVAVVKHANPCGIAVATPGAADPIADAHLKAHACDPVSAFGGVIAANRTVTKGMAETVAGIFTEVVIAPDFEPEAVEILSKKKNIRLLALPDGYGRYPTEIKQISGGVLVQVSDTLDAEGDDPANWTLAAGEAADDATLADLVFAWRASRAAKSNAILLAHNGASVGIGMGQVNRVDSCRLAVERANTLGVEVASGVDAAGGAANVGTSDAGAAAPVRTRGAVAASDAFFPFADGLQILIDAGARAVVQPGGSVRDEEVVEAAKAAGITMYFTGARHFFH; encoded by the coding sequence GTGAGCCCTGAGACCTCTGCCCGCACCATCGAGCTGGACCTCGTCCCGATCCGCCGGGCCCTCATCTCGGTCTACGACAAGACAGGTCTCGAGGAGCTCGCCCGCGGTCTGAGCGAGGCGGGCGTCCGCATCGTCTCGACCGGATCGACGGCCAAGCGGATCGCCGCGGCAGGCGTTCCGGTGCAGGAGGTCGAGGAGGTCACGGGCTCGCCCGAGATGCTCGATGGCCGCGTCAAGACGCTCCACCCGCGGGTACACGGAGGCATTCTCGCGGACCGCCGCGTCCCGGCCCATGTGCAGACGCTCAAGGACCTGCAGATCGAGCCGTTCGACCTCGTCGTCGTCAACCTGTACCCGTTCGTGGAGACGGTGAGGTCCGGCGCGGCGATGGACGACGTCGTCGAGCAGATCGACATCGGCGGGCCCGCCATGGTGCGCTCGGCCGCGAAGAACCACGCCGCCGTCGCTATCGTCGTAGACCCGGGCGCCTACGGCGACGTGATTGCCGCCGCGAAGTCGGGAGGGTTCAGCCTCACGACCCGCCAGCGCCTCGCGGCCAAGGCGTTCGCGCATACCGCGGCCTACGACACGGCGGTTGCGACGTGGACGGCGAGCCAGTTCCTGGATGAGGACGGCGCCGGCGCAGCCGGAGACAAGGTCGCGTGGCCCGCCTACGCCGGCCTCGCGCTCGAGCGCTCCGAGGTGCTCCGCTACGGCGAGAATCCGCACCAGCAGGCAGCCCTGTACGTCGACAAGGCCGCTCCGGCAGGTATTGCCCAGGCAGACCAGCTCCATGGCAAGGCCATGAGCTACAACAACTACGTCGACGCCGACGCCGCCCTCCGCGCCGCCTTCGACTTCGACGAGCCCGCCGTCGCTGTCGTCAAGCACGCCAACCCGTGCGGCATCGCGGTCGCAACCCCCGGGGCGGCCGATCCGATCGCGGACGCCCACCTCAAGGCCCACGCGTGTGACCCGGTCTCGGCGTTCGGCGGCGTCATCGCCGCCAACCGAACCGTGACGAAGGGCATGGCCGAGACGGTAGCGGGGATCTTCACCGAGGTCGTGATCGCCCCAGACTTCGAGCCGGAGGCCGTCGAGATCCTCTCGAAGAAGAAGAACATCCGACTCCTCGCCCTCCCGGACGGCTACGGGCGCTACCCGACCGAGATCAAGCAGATCTCGGGCGGCGTGCTCGTCCAGGTCTCCGACACGCTCGATGCCGAGGGCGACGACCCGGCGAACTGGACCCTCGCCGCGGGTGAGGCCGCCGACGACGCCACCCTCGCGGACCTCGTCTTTGCGTGGAGGGCCTCCCGCGCCGCGAAGTCCAACGCGATCCTCCTCGCGCACAACGGCGCCTCGGTGGGCATCGGCATGGGGCAGGTGAACCGCGTCGACTCGTGCCGCCTCGCGGTCGAGCGCGCGAACACGCTCGGCGTCGAGGTTGCCTCGGGGGTTGACGCTGCCGGTGGTGCCGCGAACGTCGGCACGAGCGACGCCGGTGCTGCCGCACCCGTTCGAACGCGAGGCGCCGTCGCGGCGTCGGACGCGTTCTTCCCCTTCGCCGACGGACTCCAGATCCTCATCGACGCCGGCGCGCGCGCCGTCGTGCAGCCGGGCGGCTCGGTCCGCGATGAGGAGGTCGTAGAGGCCGCGAAGGCCGCGGGCATCACGATGTACTTCACGGGCGCGCGCCACTTCTTCCACTGA
- a CDS encoding AfsR/SARP family transcriptional regulator, with protein MSWELHLLGCWQLDRRGTPQTVGARQQRLIASLALLGARTRRYLAGLLWPESTEEQAASSLRVTVFKIRHQLPGLLADGAEPLRLSDDVHVDVDRLRDGADSALAGTEPAAGLTDLLYAAELLPGWYDDWLLFEQERLRQTRIAALEALARRHLGEGRPEAAVAAAMRAAAIEPLRESAHALVIRGQVRAGNAAGARRTYEDFRRRLAEEMGLEPSTRLAQLLSAEPLENAGARPVTHAAGRHRQPPKEL; from the coding sequence ATGTCGTGGGAACTTCATCTTCTGGGCTGCTGGCAGCTCGACAGGCGTGGCACGCCTCAGACCGTCGGCGCCCGACAGCAGCGTCTCATCGCATCCCTAGCCCTCTTGGGCGCACGCACCCGCCGCTACCTCGCTGGCCTCCTGTGGCCCGAGAGCACTGAGGAGCAGGCCGCAAGCAGTCTCCGCGTCACGGTCTTCAAGATCCGCCACCAGCTTCCGGGCCTGCTCGCAGACGGCGCAGAGCCGCTCCGCTTGTCCGACGATGTCCATGTTGACGTCGATCGGCTCCGCGACGGCGCCGACTCCGCCCTTGCCGGCACCGAGCCTGCCGCCGGCCTGACGGACCTCTTGTACGCCGCCGAGCTCCTCCCCGGGTGGTACGACGACTGGCTCCTGTTCGAGCAGGAACGCCTCCGGCAGACGCGCATCGCCGCACTGGAGGCCCTCGCTCGCCGCCATCTCGGCGAGGGCCGTCCCGAGGCCGCAGTCGCCGCCGCGATGCGAGCCGCGGCCATTGAGCCATTGCGCGAGTCCGCGCATGCCCTGGTGATCCGGGGTCAGGTGAGAGCAGGTAATGCGGCGGGAGCGCGCCGCACCTACGAGGACTTCCGGCGACGCCTCGCCGAGGAGATGGGCCTCGAGCCCTCCACACGACTCGCGCAGCTCCTGAGCGCCGAGCCGCTCGAGAATGCAGGAGCCCGGCCCGTGACACACGCGGCAGGGAGGCATCGCCAACCCCCGAAGGAGCTCTAG